The genomic stretch AAGCCATGGCATCTTCGGGAATGACACTACCGTCCGTCCAGATTTCAAGAATCAGCTTGTCATAATCCGCAACTTGTCCAACCCGGGCATAGGTCACCGTATATTTGACCTTCCTGATGGGGGAATATATCGCATCGACATTAATGGTGCCCTCAGACTGGTCCGGGTCCCTTTCTTTTTTTGCGGGGACATAGCCACGACCGATATTAACGACCATTTCGGCCTTCATTGTGGCACCCTCCGACAAGGTCGCAATATGATGGTCCGGATTAAGCACCTCTACCGTGCCGTCTGTGATGATATCGCCTGCCCGAATGATCTTGTCACCGGAGGCGTCAATATAGATCGTTCTGGGCTCTTCTTGATGCATTTTCAGGCGAACGCCCTTGAGATTCAGCACAATATCCGTTACATCTTCTTTCACCCCAGGTACCGTTGAAAACTCATGAAGGACGCCATCGATTTTAACTGAGACAATCGCGGCCCCACCAATGGATGATAAAAGAACCCTTCTTAGGGCATTCCCAAGCGTCGTACCGAACCCTCTCTCCAACGGCTGAACCGTAAATTCGCCATAGGATTCCGAATGGGTGGACCCATCGATTTCAATCCGCTTGGGTCTGATCAAATTGTACCAGTTTTTTAGCATGGTTTACTTCCTCTGGCCTTTGGGTTTTCGAAACCGTTTAGTTCACATTCAATTGTTGTTATTTCGAGCAAAGTTCTACAATGAGTTGTTCCTGAATCGGCATGACCAATTCTTCACGTTCCGGCAACATCTTTACCGTTCCCTTGAAGTTCTCTTTATCCAGTTCCAGCCATTGAGGGACACCCCTGCGATCCACAGTGTTCAACGCTTCCAGTATCCGGACAACGGTTCTGCTGCTCTCCTTAACCGAGAGTTCATCACCAACTCTTACCAGATAAGAAGGAATATTAACCTTTTTCCCGTTCACGAGAAAGTGATTGTGCCTCACAAGCTGGCGCGCTTCCGCCCTGGAATTTGCTAATCCCATCCTGAACACCATGTTATCCAATCTTCTCTCCAACAATAGAAGCAGATTTGTACCGGTGATACCCTTCTGTCGGTCCGCCTTTTCAAAATAACCGGCAAACTGTTTCTCCAGGACTGCGTACATTCTTTTAAGTTTCTGTTTTTCCCGTAGTTGCAATCCATAATCCGAATACTGTTTTCTCCTGCGTTCGCCATGCTCTCCAGGGGCATAGCCTCTGCGCTCGAACGCACATTTTTCACCGTAACAACGATCTCCCTTGAGAAATAGCTTCAACCCTTCCCTACGGCATAGCCTACACACAGACTCGCAATATCTTGCCAAGACCGCCTCCCTCACACATTAATTGAAATATCCGCTGTATATGTTTATGATATTATTTAATATATTAAAAACTATCAAACCCTTCTTCGCTTTGGCGGACGACAGCCGTTATGGGGGATGGGCGTCACGTCTCTAATTAGACTGATTGTCAATCCCGCCAACTGCAGGGACCTTAACGCAGACTCCCTGCCAGACCCAGGTCCTTTGACATAGACTTGAACCCGTCGCACACCATGTTCTTTAGCTTTTTTGACCGCATCTTCTGCCGCCATCTGGGCCGCGAAGGGGGTGCTTTTTCGGGAACCTTTGAAACCCTGCATCCCCGCAGAGGCCCAAGAAATAACATTGCCTCCCAAATCCGTAATCGTCACAATCGTATTGTGAAAGCTAGATTGAATATGGGCAATTCCTTCCGGAATGTTCTGTTTTTCTTTCTTTTTTCCCGTTTTTCTAACCGGCTTCGCCATACTGCCTCCAGATCAATCTCGTTGAATCAGTTTTGTTATCTCTTCTTTCCGGCAATGGCCCTTCTGGGACCCTTCCTTGTCCGAGCATTTGTTCTCGTCCTCTGACCCCTTGCAGGAAGACCTTTTCGATGACGCAGACCACGATATGTCCCGATGTCCATCAACCGCTTGATTGACATGGACACATCACGCCGGAGATCACCTTCTACTTTATGTTCCTTGTCAATGATACCTCGAATGGAACTCACCTCTGAATCCGCCAGGTTGTCCGTCTTGGTATAATAACTGACCCCCGCTTTATCAAGTATCTCCCGCGCTTTTGACCTGCCGATACCATAAATGTAGGTCAATGCAATTTCCATATTTTTATTTCTTGGTAAATCGACTCCTGCAATTCTTGCCACCTGATAACCTCCTCCTATTTCGGCAAATCAACCTTGACGCTGCTTATGCTTTGGAATCTCACAGATAACACGCAAAACACCATGTCTTTTCACGATGACACATTTATCACATATTTTCTTTACAGATGACCTTACTTTCATGATCTCACTCCTTTGCCCGGGTTCTTAAGCATTACGAACCATAAAGTCTTATGCGTTACAAAACAACATTTCTTTATTACTCATTTGGAACGGTAGGTTATTCTCCCTCTCGTCAAATCATAAGGTGAAAGTTCCACCGTCACCTTGTCTCCTGGAAGGATCTTGATAAAATGCATCCGCATCTTACCCGAAATGTGAGCAAGGACTCTGTGTCCGTTTTCCAGTTCCACGCGGAACATAGCATTTGGAAGTGGCTCGATCACTCTGCCCTCGACTTCTATTGCATCTTCTTTGGCCATCCCGTTTCCG from Deltaproteobacteria bacterium encodes the following:
- the rpsM gene encoding 30S ribosomal protein S13, whose amino-acid sequence is MARIAGVDLPRNKNMEIALTYIYGIGRSKAREILDKAGVSYYTKTDNLADSEVSSIRGIIDKEHKVEGDLRRDVSMSIKRLMDIGTYRGLRHRKGLPARGQRTRTNARTRKGPRRAIAGKKR
- a CDS encoding DNA-directed RNA polymerase subunit alpha; this translates as MLKNWYNLIRPKRIEIDGSTHSESYGEFTVQPLERGFGTTLGNALRRVLLSSIGGAAIVSVKIDGVLHEFSTVPGVKEDVTDIVLNLKGVRLKMHQEEPRTIYIDASGDKIIRAGDIITDGTVEVLNPDHHIATLSEGATMKAEMVVNIGRGYVPAKKERDPDQSEGTINVDAIYSPIRKVKYTVTYARVGQVADYDKLILEIWTDGSVIPEDAMAYAAKILKDQLDVFINFDETESEVEEEEVEEEQDMNEYLLRPFDDLELSVRSSNCLKNAGIHLIGELVQRTEPEMLKTKNFGRKSLNEIKEILAEMGLSFGMKLDFPPWNQPKNDQVD
- the rpsK gene encoding 30S ribosomal protein S11; the encoded protein is MAKPVRKTGKKKEKQNIPEGIAHIQSSFHNTIVTITDLGGNVISWASAGMQGFKGSRKSTPFAAQMAAEDAVKKAKEHGVRRVQVYVKGPGSGRESALRSLQLAGLTISLIRDVTPIPHNGCRPPKRRRV
- the rpmJ gene encoding 50S ribosomal protein L36 yields the protein MKVRSSVKKICDKCVIVKRHGVLRVICEIPKHKQRQG
- the rpsD gene encoding 30S ribosomal protein S4, with protein sequence MARYCESVCRLCRREGLKLFLKGDRCYGEKCAFERRGYAPGEHGERRRKQYSDYGLQLREKQKLKRMYAVLEKQFAGYFEKADRQKGITGTNLLLLLERRLDNMVFRMGLANSRAEARQLVRHNHFLVNGKKVNIPSYLVRVGDELSVKESSRTVVRILEALNTVDRRGVPQWLELDKENFKGTVKMLPEREELVMPIQEQLIVELCSK
- the infA gene encoding translation initiation factor IF-1, with amino-acid sequence MAKEDAIEVEGRVIEPLPNAMFRVELENGHRVLAHISGKMRMHFIKILPGDKVTVELSPYDLTRGRITYRSK